GAGGCACTCGGTTTGACTGATCCACATGATCGCTTGATCGGCACCCTTGCAACTACGGCGATCTCGTCACTGCTTGGAGCGCGGATGTATCGCGTTCACGATGTGCCGGCAACGCGCCAAACCCTGGATATGGAACGGACAATCGCCGGCGTTCAACGTCCACGCATTGCACGCCGCGGACTTGCCTGAATCACAACCGGCGCCTTAGCCGGAGTGCGGGACCGAGGCAGTAGAGGTCCAGGAATGCTGAATGGCGTCGCAGGCTTCATGAACCGACGTCGTCCAGAGCAACTCGGCCACTGCATGCTCCTTCACGAAGCCAAGTTTCTGCCAGTGCTCGACCTGGGCACGGAGTAGATCAAAGTCGCCCCAGGGGTCGAGCACGACAACAGGTTTGGTGTGCATGCGGAGATGCCGAGAAGTCCAGACCTCCATCAACTCCTCAAGGGTGCCAATCCCGCCTGGGAGGGCCAGAAAGGCATCTGCTCGGTCGTCCATGATCGCCTTGCGCTCACGCATAGTGGAGGTCACGATCAACTCATCGGAGTCATGATCGGCCACTTCGTACTCAATAAGTGCCTGTGGGATGACGCCGATCGTGCGACCGCCGCCGAGCCGGGTCGCCCGCGCTACCGCGCCCATCATCGATTCGGAGCCGCCGCCAGACACCAAACTCCACTGACGGCTCGCGATTTCCTGCCCGACATGCGCTGCCAACTCGACATATCGACCCGGAATTTGCGGGTTGGAGGCGCAATAGACGCATACGGCGGGCATCGGCCAAGCCTAGGGGTAGACCAATTTGCACCTTGCCTATTTTAGTTGTATATTCAACTAACTGCTTGAACATTCAACTAATCATCCCTCAACTATGGAAGGCAAGTCATGACAGATCTCAGCGCGACCACCGGAACTTGGGCCATTGACCCCGCACATACGACAATCGGATTCTCAGCTCGCCACGCGATGGTGGCCAAGGTTCGCGGCAACTTCACCGAATTCACCGGCTCTTTCACCCTTGACGGCGAAGTACCAGAGAACTCCAGTGCGGATCTGCTCGTGCAGACCGCAAGCCTGACGACTCAGAACGCTGATCGCGATGCCCACCTCAAGAGTGCCGACTTCCTCAACGTCGAGGTCAACCCGACTCTTTCGTTCAAGTCGACCGGCGTCAACGTCAAGGGCGGCGACAGCTACGTCGTCACCGGAGATCTCACGATCGGTGCAATCACCAAGAGCGTCGATGTTGAATTCCAGCTCATCGGCGTCAGCCAAGACCCATGGGGCGGCACTCGTATCGGCTTCGATGGCGAAACCGAGATCACTCGCAAGGACTTCGGACTCGTCTGGAATGTCGCCCTTGAGGCTGGCGGGGTCCTGGTAGGCGAGAAGGTCAAGCTCACCCTCGATGTCGAGGCTGTCAAGCAGTAATGCGGCAGCAAGACCTAGCTCG
Above is a genomic segment from Actinomycetota bacterium containing:
- a CDS encoding TIGR00730 family Rossman fold protein; the protein is MPAVCVYCASNPQIPGRYVELAAHVGQEIASRQWSLVSGGGSESMMGAVARATRLGGGRTIGVIPQALIEYEVADHDSDELIVTSTMRERKAIMDDRADAFLALPGGIGTLEELMEVWTSRHLRMHTKPVVVLDPWGDFDLLRAQVEHWQKLGFVKEHAVAELLWTTSVHEACDAIQHSWTSTASVPHSG
- a CDS encoding YceI family protein → MTDLSATTGTWAIDPAHTTIGFSARHAMVAKVRGNFTEFTGSFTLDGEVPENSSADLLVQTASLTTQNADRDAHLKSADFLNVEVNPTLSFKSTGVNVKGGDSYVVTGDLTIGAITKSVDVEFQLIGVSQDPWGGTRIGFDGETEITRKDFGLVWNVALEAGGVLVGEKVKLTLDVEAVKQ